One Synechococcus sp. PROS-9-1 DNA window includes the following coding sequences:
- a CDS encoding ATP-binding cassette domain-containing protein → MIEVEGLSKIYRVADKQPGLAGTLQHFIRRRHRDVCAARDICFTIAPGEMVGFLGANGAGKTTTLKMLCGLIYPSEGQVVVAGHQPQKRHPDFLRRITLVMGQKQQLLWDLPPMDSLRVNAAVYGISDRDANRRISELSDLLELGEELTRPVRKLSLGQRMKAELLAALLHQPDVLFLDEPTLGLDVNAQARVRQFLADYNQRTGATVLLTSHYMADITALCPRVLLMHQGHLFHDGPLDRLVSRLAPERHVRLELAAPVGAEAFAGLGRLDSCCDCEVNLRVQPDELTAVVAQLLDRFEVRDLEVSDPPIDQLIGDLFRQGKV, encoded by the coding sequence GTGATCGAGGTTGAAGGCCTTAGCAAGATTTACCGGGTTGCTGACAAGCAACCGGGTTTGGCTGGAACCTTGCAACACTTCATCCGCCGGCGCCATCGTGATGTGTGCGCAGCGAGGGACATTTGTTTCACCATTGCTCCCGGAGAGATGGTGGGATTTCTTGGTGCCAATGGGGCTGGCAAAACCACCACCTTGAAAATGTTGTGTGGGTTGATCTATCCCAGTGAGGGTCAGGTGGTCGTTGCAGGTCATCAACCGCAAAAGCGTCATCCCGACTTTTTGCGTCGGATCACTCTGGTGATGGGGCAGAAACAGCAGTTGCTATGGGACCTGCCGCCGATGGATTCCTTGAGGGTGAATGCTGCTGTTTATGGCATTAGTGATCGGGATGCCAATCGCCGTATTTCAGAGCTGTCGGATTTATTGGAGTTGGGAGAGGAGCTCACGCGTCCTGTTCGCAAGCTGTCGTTGGGCCAGCGCATGAAAGCTGAGTTACTCGCTGCTTTGCTTCACCAGCCTGACGTGTTGTTCCTTGATGAGCCCACCCTTGGATTGGATGTGAATGCGCAGGCCCGGGTGAGGCAGTTTTTGGCTGATTACAACCAAAGGACCGGTGCCACTGTGTTGCTAACGAGCCATTACATGGCCGATATCACGGCCTTATGTCCGCGCGTGTTGTTGATGCATCAGGGGCATTTGTTCCATGACGGCCCGCTCGATCGCTTGGTGAGTCGGCTCGCGCCTGAGCGCCATGTTCGTCTGGAACTTGCTGCACCAGTTGGGGCTGAGGCGTTTGCTGGTCTTGGCCGCCTCGACAGTTGCTGCGACTGCGAGGTGAACTTGCGAGTCCAGCCCGATGAACTCACGGCTGTGGTGGCACAACTGCTGGACCGCTTTGAGGTGCGGGATCTGGAAGTGAGTGATCCCCCGATTGATCAGCTGATCGGTGATCTGTTTCGGCAGGGAAAGGTGTAA
- a CDS encoding DUF1269 domain-containing protein yields MSNLVVVGFPKAQEAEEVRRELVTIQQEHLIALEDAVVLEHGEDGHVHLRQAINMTAAGAMGGSFWGLLIGLLFANPLLGLAVGAGAGAASGSLNDVGINDNFLRELAETLPKGSAALALLVRDATPDRVIERLRRHAPHARLIHTNLSHTDEDLLKEQLEKARRQAEGLRLG; encoded by the coding sequence ATGAGCAATTTGGTGGTTGTGGGCTTTCCAAAGGCTCAAGAAGCGGAGGAGGTCCGTCGCGAGTTGGTCACCATCCAGCAAGAGCATTTGATTGCGCTTGAGGATGCGGTGGTGCTTGAGCATGGAGAAGACGGCCATGTGCACTTGCGTCAGGCGATCAACATGACGGCGGCTGGAGCGATGGGCGGGAGCTTCTGGGGATTGTTGATCGGATTGTTGTTTGCCAATCCTTTGTTGGGTCTCGCCGTTGGTGCCGGTGCCGGTGCTGCCTCGGGATCACTCAATGACGTGGGAATCAACGACAACTTTTTGAGAGAACTCGCGGAAACCCTGCCGAAGGGCAGTGCTGCTTTGGCGTTGTTAGTGAGGGATGCCACGCCCGATCGCGTGATCGAGCGCTTGCGTCGCCATGCGCCTCATGCCCGGTTGATTCACACCAACCTCAGCCATACCGATGAAGACCTACTGAAAGAGCAACTCGAAAAGGCACGACGCCAGGCGGAAGGTCTCAGGTTGGGCTGA
- a CDS encoding ABC-2 family transporter protein: protein MRIFGLNRKIVRVLLGTEYAHMLEYRAEIALWALSGVLPFIMLSLWNGSDARGALGMDGVGLDRYFLSAFLVRQFSVVWMVYAFEDDALTGRLSPYLLQPLHPLWRYVASHLGEQLTRLPFAAVITAIFFLIQPNAFWLPSLGHFLLAWLATWMAFSIAFLLQSLIASLCFWSEKASALERLLFIPFLFLSGLLAPLTAFPPFVRTLAQWTPFPYLIDFPARVLAEQPVDLLAGFAIQLAWIVLLLPLVLLLWRAGVRRYSAMGA from the coding sequence ATGCGGATTTTTGGACTCAATCGCAAAATCGTTCGTGTTTTGTTGGGCACGGAATACGCCCATATGCTGGAATATCGCGCCGAAATCGCCCTTTGGGCTCTTTCCGGTGTGCTCCCTTTCATCATGCTCAGCCTTTGGAATGGCAGTGATGCCCGCGGAGCGTTGGGGATGGATGGTGTGGGCCTTGATCGTTATTTTTTGAGCGCCTTTTTGGTGCGGCAATTTTCTGTTGTTTGGATGGTTTACGCCTTTGAAGATGATGCTCTCACTGGGAGATTGTCTCCTTATCTTCTTCAGCCACTCCACCCGCTCTGGCGTTATGTCGCAAGTCATCTTGGCGAGCAGCTCACCCGTTTGCCGTTTGCTGCGGTGATCACCGCGATTTTTTTCTTGATTCAGCCCAATGCCTTCTGGTTGCCATCGCTTGGTCACTTTCTGCTGGCTTGGTTGGCAACATGGATGGCCTTCTCGATTGCTTTTCTGTTGCAGAGCCTGATTGCCTCCCTTTGCTTTTGGAGTGAGAAGGCCAGTGCTCTGGAGAGGCTGTTGTTCATTCCATTCCTGTTTTTGTCTGGGCTGCTTGCTCCGCTTACAGCGTTCCCACCCTTTGTGCGCACGTTGGCGCAGTGGACTCCTTTCCCTTATTTGATTGACTTCCCGGCGCGTGTATTAGCTGAACAGCCTGTGGACTTGTTGGCTGGATTTGCAATCCAGTTGGCCTGGATCGTGCTGCTTTTGCCGCTTGTTCTTCTGCTTTGGCGCGCTGGGGTTCGGCGTTACAGCGCGATGGGGGCCTGA
- a CDS encoding TVP38/TMEM64 family protein, which produces MSWFEPFTLWLRSPLGGLVFIPLYAAWVTLLLPGVWASMLAGALYGTWWGSLIVFVGACLGAEAAFLLGRYWLRDWTSQRLTHYPKLQAVERAVSREGLKLVLLTRLSPAFPFSLLNLVYGLSEVSLRDYSIGLIGIVPGTILFCALGALAGDAARFGEVLAGEASAQAWILRVVGVLATVGVVWLVGRAAKNALNDETTFL; this is translated from the coding sequence ATGTCCTGGTTTGAGCCATTCACGCTGTGGCTGCGCTCTCCTCTGGGTGGATTGGTGTTCATTCCGCTGTATGCGGCTTGGGTGACACTTCTGCTTCCAGGGGTATGGGCTTCGATGTTGGCTGGAGCTCTTTACGGAACCTGGTGGGGAAGCCTGATTGTGTTTGTGGGGGCCTGTCTCGGCGCAGAGGCAGCGTTTCTGCTCGGCCGATATTGGTTGCGCGATTGGACGAGCCAGCGTTTGACGCATTATCCAAAGCTTCAGGCTGTGGAGAGGGCTGTCAGCCGAGAGGGGCTCAAGCTTGTGCTTTTGACGCGTCTATCTCCAGCGTTCCCCTTCTCTTTGCTGAACTTGGTTTATGGCCTCAGTGAGGTGAGCTTGCGTGATTACAGCATCGGTCTGATTGGCATCGTCCCAGGCACTATTTTGTTTTGTGCGTTGGGCGCGCTGGCAGGTGATGCAGCTCGTTTTGGTGAGGTGCTCGCTGGAGAAGCTTCTGCCCAAGCATGGATCCTGCGCGTGGTGGGCGTCTTAGCCACGGTTGGAGTGGTTTGGTTAGTCGGGCGTGCAGCAAAGAACGCCTTAAATGATGAAACAACTTTCCTCTAA
- a CDS encoding SprT family zinc-dependent metalloprotease, which yields MPLEPLLPLFHRLNREHFDGCLVRGTGPLVALRWSDGRMRKTAGFYRRGPAVAPPLGREIVLSKPLLDPLPRCATESTLCHEMIHAWVDLVLGQSESHGPCFRAQMEVINASQTRFKVSIRHRFPVQQSSPRWIAICPICGQRTPYRRRVRQAACRLCCDRHHDGHWDVSCLLSYVSAPAQD from the coding sequence ATGCCCCTCGAGCCACTGCTGCCGTTGTTTCACAGGCTCAATCGAGAACACTTTGATGGCTGCCTGGTGCGGGGCACGGGACCCCTGGTTGCCTTGCGCTGGAGTGATGGGCGGATGCGAAAGACGGCAGGCTTTTATCGCCGCGGGCCGGCGGTGGCTCCCCCGCTTGGACGGGAGATTGTGCTCTCAAAACCCTTGCTGGATCCCTTGCCTCGCTGCGCCACCGAGAGCACCCTCTGCCATGAAATGATTCATGCCTGGGTGGATCTGGTGTTGGGTCAGAGCGAGAGTCATGGCCCTTGCTTTCGGGCTCAGATGGAGGTGATTAATGCCTCACAAACCCGATTCAAGGTGAGCATCCGCCATCGTTTTCCTGTTCAGCAGAGTTCCCCTCGTTGGATTGCCATCTGCCCCATCTGTGGGCAGCGGACTCCGTATCGGCGACGGGTCAGGCAAGCGGCTTGCAGGTTGTGCTGTGATCGGCATCATGACGGTCACTGGGATGTGAGTTGTCTGCTCAGCTATGTATCTGCCCCCGCTCAGGATTGA
- a CDS encoding ABC transporter permease, with protein MGRYFKSLRRFWGTAVASQLEYQLNVVIELVAVGLSLLGSLFMLSLFFGPGRELGGWSWHEALIVQGFYTVLDGVASTWLRPNLSSIVTHVREGTLDFVLLKPIDSQFWLSLRTISPAGLPEIVLGLLLVIWGGQQAGASLSLGGIAVVLLMLLAGGLILYSLWFLIAATSIWFVKTWNATEVLRAVLASGRYPVAAYPAPLRLLFTLVIPVAFLTTVPAEVVLGRASTPMLWLGLGLAVGFFVASRRFWFYALRHYTSASS; from the coding sequence ATGGGGCGTTACTTCAAAAGTCTGCGGCGATTCTGGGGAACAGCAGTGGCCTCGCAGCTGGAGTATCAACTCAACGTTGTGATTGAGTTGGTTGCGGTTGGTTTGAGTTTGCTTGGCAGCCTGTTCATGCTGTCTCTCTTTTTTGGACCAGGACGGGAGTTGGGTGGCTGGAGCTGGCATGAAGCCTTGATAGTTCAGGGTTTTTATACGGTTCTCGATGGTGTGGCCAGCACCTGGTTGCGTCCCAACCTGTCTTCGATCGTGACCCATGTGCGTGAAGGCACGCTTGATTTCGTGCTGTTGAAGCCGATTGACAGTCAGTTTTGGCTGTCCTTGCGAACGATCTCGCCAGCAGGGTTGCCGGAGATCGTTCTTGGCTTGTTATTGGTGATTTGGGGCGGGCAGCAGGCGGGCGCTTCTTTGTCGCTAGGAGGCATTGCGGTGGTGTTGTTGATGCTCTTGGCTGGTGGTTTGATCCTGTATTCGCTCTGGTTTTTGATTGCAGCGACCAGCATTTGGTTTGTGAAAACCTGGAATGCAACTGAGGTTTTGCGGGCTGTGCTGGCGTCAGGTCGCTATCCCGTAGCGGCCTACCCAGCTCCCTTGCGCTTGCTCTTCACCTTGGTGATTCCGGTGGCCTTTCTTACGACTGTTCCGGCTGAAGTTGTGCTGGGACGAGCCAGCACTCCCATGCTTTGGCTGGGGTTAGGCCTCGCTGTTGGTTTTTTCGTCGCTTCCCGTCGCTTCTGGTTCTATGCCTTGCGGCATTACACCTCCGCCTCCAGTTGA
- a CDS encoding chorismate lyase, with translation MPSPSCLWEAPADTVVAGDDPGELPGPWRLMLLGDGSPTRHLRLLTGHPVAVQLIAMAEEPGGQPSVRCPREVQELKPPLLRRQVWLNCDGQTLAWAESWWNQDEANEHLQDRNLPIWLSLTQGRSELFREVDGLALVQEPWLEERFGCSGPFWSRHYRFFRQGRELTVIREVFSPALEQWLGATPRQPLHLSR, from the coding sequence TTGCCCTCTCCCAGCTGTTTATGGGAAGCACCTGCCGACACGGTTGTGGCCGGGGATGATCCAGGGGAATTACCGGGCCCCTGGAGACTGATGCTCCTAGGAGACGGCAGCCCAACCCGTCATCTCCGTCTGCTCACAGGACATCCAGTGGCCGTGCAATTAATTGCCATGGCAGAAGAACCAGGAGGACAGCCTTCCGTCCGCTGCCCACGCGAAGTGCAGGAGCTCAAACCTCCTTTGCTACGCCGGCAAGTCTGGTTGAACTGTGACGGACAAACCTTGGCTTGGGCTGAAAGCTGGTGGAATCAGGATGAAGCCAACGAGCACCTACAAGACCGAAACCTGCCGATCTGGCTCAGCCTCACGCAGGGTCGCTCTGAGCTCTTTCGCGAAGTGGATGGTTTAGCGCTCGTGCAAGAACCCTGGCTTGAGGAACGGTTTGGCTGCTCAGGACCGTTTTGGAGTCGCCACTATCGATTTTTTCGTCAAGGACGAGAGCTCACGGTGATTCGTGAGGTGTTCAGCCCTGCCTTGGAGCAATGGCTAGGAGCCACTCCGCGCCAACCTCTTCATCTTTCTAGATGA
- a CDS encoding valine--tRNA ligase, which translates to MSDLAKTYDPVGTEARWQKAWEDEGAFHPDPAAEGEPFAVVIPPPNVTGSLHMGHAFNTALIDTIVRYQRLAGKNVLCLPGTDHASIAVQTILEKQLKEEGKTRHDLGREAFLERAWQWKAESGGRIVDQLRRLGYSVDWKRQRFTLDAGLSEAVKEAFVRLHEQGLIYRGEYLVNWCPASGSAVSDLEVEMKEVDGHLWHFRYPLSSGEGHLEVATTRPETMLGDSAVAVNPSDERYAHLVGQTLDLPFTGRQIPIVADDHVEKDFGTGCVKVTPAHDPNDFAIGQRHGLAQITVMRKNGTMNAEAGRFEGLDRFEARKAVVAALDEEGLLGKVEDYRHSVPHSDRGKVPVEPLLSTQWFVNTEPLAARCREALTKQDPRFSPERWEKVYRDWLTDIRDWCISRQLWWGHRIPAWFVISETGGKYTDSTPYVVARNETDALAQAKEKFGAEARIEQDEDVLDTWFSSGLWPFSTLGWPDANAADLQRWYPTSTLITGFDIIFFWVARMTMMAGAFTGEMPFKDVYIHGLVRDEQNRKMSKSAGNGIDPLLLIERYGTDALRFALVREVAGAGQDIRLDYDRKKDTSATVEASRNFANKLWNATRFALMNLGGGTPAQLGEPDPSALQLADRWILSRLARVNQETAARYSSYALGEAAKGLYEFAWNDVCDWYLELSKRRLNPGEEPSAAALADQHTAKQVLAKVISQMHLMLHPLMPHLTEELWHSVTAEPENTFLALQPWPSVDEGALDDGLEASFSELIAAIRVVRNLRAVAGLKPSQSVPVRFVTSRPELMAVLVQGTADITALTRAESVELMTQAQAEAAPVAKALAGVSGELQVLLPIEGLVDLEALQGRLEKDIAKAEKEIKGLAGRLSNPNFADKAPAPVVAECKAKLAEAEVQAELARRRLVDLR; encoded by the coding sequence GTGTCTGATCTGGCCAAGACCTATGACCCGGTTGGTACGGAAGCCAGATGGCAAAAGGCCTGGGAGGACGAGGGGGCATTTCATCCGGACCCTGCGGCTGAGGGCGAACCGTTTGCTGTGGTGATCCCGCCGCCCAATGTCACCGGCAGCCTGCACATGGGGCATGCCTTCAATACAGCTCTGATCGATACGATCGTGCGCTACCAACGGTTGGCGGGCAAAAATGTGCTTTGTCTGCCTGGCACGGATCACGCCTCGATCGCAGTGCAGACGATTCTTGAGAAGCAGCTGAAGGAGGAGGGCAAGACGCGCCATGACCTTGGTCGTGAGGCTTTTTTGGAGCGGGCCTGGCAGTGGAAAGCAGAAAGTGGAGGTCGCATCGTTGATCAGTTGCGCCGGTTGGGGTATTCCGTCGACTGGAAGCGACAACGATTCACGTTGGATGCAGGTCTTAGCGAGGCGGTGAAAGAGGCCTTCGTTCGCCTCCATGAGCAGGGCCTGATCTATCGCGGTGAATATCTAGTGAATTGGTGTCCTGCTTCGGGCTCCGCGGTGAGTGACCTGGAGGTGGAGATGAAGGAGGTGGATGGTCATCTCTGGCATTTCCGCTATCCGCTCAGCAGTGGTGAGGGCCATCTTGAGGTGGCCACCACCCGCCCAGAAACCATGCTCGGTGATTCGGCAGTGGCGGTGAACCCCAGCGATGAGCGTTATGCCCATCTGGTCGGACAGACCCTTGATCTTCCTTTTACGGGCCGCCAGATCCCGATCGTTGCCGACGATCACGTGGAGAAGGATTTCGGCACTGGCTGCGTCAAGGTCACACCGGCCCATGACCCCAATGACTTTGCGATTGGGCAGCGTCACGGTTTGGCCCAGATCACTGTGATGCGTAAGAACGGCACGATGAATGCCGAGGCTGGCCGCTTTGAAGGCTTGGATCGCTTTGAGGCGCGTAAGGCTGTGGTGGCAGCCCTTGATGAAGAGGGTTTGTTGGGCAAGGTGGAGGACTACCGGCACAGCGTTCCCCACTCCGATCGGGGCAAGGTACCGGTGGAGCCCCTGCTCTCCACCCAGTGGTTTGTGAACACTGAGCCTCTCGCCGCTCGCTGTCGAGAAGCACTCACGAAACAGGACCCTCGCTTTAGTCCTGAGCGCTGGGAAAAGGTCTACCGCGACTGGCTCACAGATATTCGCGACTGGTGCATCAGCCGTCAGCTCTGGTGGGGCCATCGCATCCCCGCCTGGTTTGTGATTAGTGAGACCGGCGGGAAGTACACGGACTCCACGCCTTATGTGGTGGCTCGGAATGAGACAGATGCCCTTGCCCAAGCCAAAGAAAAGTTTGGAGCTGAGGCCCGCATTGAGCAGGACGAAGATGTGCTCGACACCTGGTTCTCCAGTGGCCTTTGGCCTTTTTCAACCCTGGGTTGGCCCGATGCAAATGCCGCTGACCTTCAGCGTTGGTACCCCACCAGTACCTTGATCACAGGCTTCGACATCATTTTTTTCTGGGTGGCTCGGATGACGATGATGGCCGGTGCCTTCACTGGTGAGATGCCTTTTAAGGACGTCTATATCCACGGGTTGGTGCGGGACGAGCAGAACCGCAAGATGAGCAAGAGCGCTGGGAATGGGATCGATCCCCTGTTGTTGATTGAGCGCTATGGCACCGATGCCCTGCGGTTCGCTCTAGTGCGCGAGGTGGCCGGTGCTGGGCAAGATATTCGCCTCGATTACGACCGTAAGAAGGACACATCGGCCACGGTGGAGGCCTCTCGTAATTTTGCGAACAAGCTCTGGAACGCCACCCGGTTTGCCCTGATGAATCTGGGTGGGGGCACACCAGCACAACTCGGTGAGCCTGATCCTTCCGCGTTGCAGCTTGCCGACCGCTGGATTTTGTCGCGCTTAGCGCGCGTGAATCAGGAAACGGCTGCCCGCTACAGCAGTTATGCCCTTGGTGAAGCTGCAAAAGGTTTGTATGAATTCGCTTGGAACGACGTTTGTGACTGGTACTTGGAACTGAGCAAGCGTCGTCTAAATCCAGGTGAGGAGCCCAGCGCTGCAGCTTTGGCGGATCAGCACACGGCCAAACAGGTGCTGGCCAAGGTGATCAGCCAAATGCATTTGATGTTGCATCCGTTGATGCCCCACCTCACCGAAGAGCTGTGGCACAGCGTGACCGCCGAGCCCGAAAACACGTTTTTAGCGCTTCAGCCTTGGCCTTCTGTAGACGAGGGTGCTTTGGATGATGGCTTGGAAGCGTCTTTTTCCGAGCTGATCGCTGCGATCCGAGTGGTCCGTAATTTGCGAGCTGTTGCGGGTTTGAAGCCATCCCAATCGGTGCCCGTGCGTTTCGTGACGAGCCGCCCAGAGCTGATGGCCGTGTTGGTGCAAGGTACGGCTGATATCACCGCGCTTACTCGAGCTGAATCGGTGGAGTTGATGACGCAGGCGCAGGCCGAGGCTGCACCTGTTGCCAAAGCACTCGCTGGCGTCAGCGGTGAGTTGCAGGTGTTGCTGCCCATCGAAGGTTTGGTTGACCTTGAAGCACTTCAGGGCCGTCTTGAAAAAGACATCGCCAAAGCGGAGAAGGAGATCAAGGGATTGGCGGGACGCCTCAGCAATCCCAACTTTGCGGATAAGGCTCCAGCCCCTGTGGTCGCTGAATGCAAGGCCAAGCTTGCTGAAGCGGAGGTTCAGGCTGAGCTGGCGCGCAGACGGTTGGTGGATTTGCGATGA
- the ligA gene encoding NAD-dependent DNA ligase LigA — MSRSQPLRSSSSSQSRAEELRRLLNRAAHAYYVLDAPDMEDAVYDQLYRELQELEHQDSRLVSADSPTQRVGGRLAEGFSSVRHRIPLFSLDNAFNHDELHGWYGRLLKVLDRAPAEGVPPPALAMVGELKIDGNALALSYENGVLVRAATRGDGEQGEEITANVRTISSIPLRLHLEPAPAWVEVRGEAFIPDATFHAINNERLSRDEALFANPRNACAGTLRQLDPSVVASRRLDFFAYTLQLPDDWQGRRPLTQWDALQWLGDAGFKVNPNAGLLPDLPSVENFFDSWDTERRQLNYATDGVVVKLNELRLQDAAGFTQKAPRWAIALKYPAEEAPTKILRISCQVGRTGVITPVAEFEPVLLAGTSVSRASLHNADRLVELDLHNGDTIVVRKAGEIIPEVVRVLPELRPALSQPVELPKICPACGSTLVRETSESATRCINSSCPAILRGALRHWVSKGAMDVDGLGSKLIEQLVDRGLVQSIADLYRLDPALLGSLERMGSKSAENLIQALEASRSQGWAKQLYGLGIHHVGDVNAKAITAAFANADDLNQAACRAPDSITAIFGVGKEIAQSLQQWFSNPANQRLLDELRSLGFSLALNEEEQTRATAAAANDHLSGSTFVLTGTLPTLSRSQAKEQIEAFGGKVSGSVSKKTSYLVAGEEAGSKLTKAQELGIKVLDEDALQNLLKPSP, encoded by the coding sequence TTGAGTAGGTCGCAGCCGCTGAGATCGTCCAGCAGCTCTCAATCGCGAGCGGAAGAATTGCGGCGCCTGCTCAATCGGGCTGCTCACGCTTATTACGTGCTCGACGCTCCGGACATGGAAGATGCGGTCTATGACCAGCTCTACAGGGAACTCCAAGAGTTAGAGCACCAAGATTCAAGATTGGTGAGTGCAGACAGTCCCACCCAGCGGGTGGGTGGGCGCCTAGCAGAAGGATTTAGCAGCGTGCGCCACAGGATTCCCCTGTTCAGCCTCGACAACGCCTTTAACCATGACGAGCTCCATGGCTGGTATGGCCGATTGCTCAAGGTGCTTGATCGTGCACCAGCAGAAGGAGTTCCACCTCCGGCCCTGGCCATGGTGGGAGAACTCAAAATCGATGGCAACGCCCTCGCCTTGAGCTACGAAAACGGGGTGCTCGTTCGGGCCGCAACGCGCGGGGACGGTGAACAGGGAGAAGAGATCACCGCCAACGTGCGCACGATCAGCTCCATTCCCTTGCGCTTGCACCTCGAACCGGCACCAGCCTGGGTAGAAGTGCGTGGGGAGGCCTTCATCCCCGATGCCACCTTCCATGCCATCAACAACGAACGCCTAAGCCGCGACGAAGCTCTGTTTGCCAATCCCCGCAATGCCTGTGCTGGAACGTTGCGCCAACTGGATCCAAGCGTTGTTGCCTCAAGACGGCTGGACTTTTTCGCCTACACGCTTCAGCTGCCGGACGATTGGCAAGGGCGCCGACCACTCACGCAATGGGATGCCCTGCAATGGCTAGGAGATGCGGGATTCAAGGTGAACCCAAATGCGGGCTTATTGCCGGATCTTCCCTCGGTCGAGAACTTCTTCGACAGCTGGGATACAGAGCGACGGCAACTCAATTACGCCACCGACGGTGTGGTGGTGAAGCTCAATGAATTACGGCTGCAGGATGCCGCAGGCTTCACCCAGAAAGCACCACGCTGGGCGATTGCGCTCAAGTACCCAGCGGAGGAAGCGCCAACCAAGATCCTGAGGATCAGCTGTCAGGTGGGACGAACGGGAGTGATCACCCCAGTGGCGGAATTCGAGCCTGTGCTGTTGGCCGGCACGAGCGTCAGCAGGGCCAGCCTTCATAACGCCGACAGACTGGTAGAGCTTGACCTCCACAACGGCGACACGATTGTGGTGCGCAAGGCCGGAGAGATCATCCCGGAGGTGGTGAGGGTCTTGCCAGAGCTACGACCTGCGCTCAGCCAACCCGTGGAGCTCCCCAAGATCTGTCCGGCCTGCGGATCCACCTTGGTACGCGAAACCAGCGAATCGGCCACGCGCTGCATCAACAGCAGCTGCCCGGCGATCCTGCGCGGCGCTCTGCGCCACTGGGTCAGCAAAGGGGCCATGGATGTGGATGGCCTTGGCAGCAAACTGATCGAACAATTAGTGGATCGAGGTCTCGTTCAGTCGATTGCAGACCTGTATCGCCTAGACCCAGCCCTGCTCGGCAGCCTGGAGCGCATGGGATCGAAGAGCGCCGAGAATTTAATTCAAGCCTTGGAGGCATCCCGCTCTCAAGGATGGGCCAAACAGCTGTACGGCCTCGGCATCCATCACGTTGGAGACGTCAACGCCAAGGCGATTACCGCTGCTTTTGCCAATGCAGACGACCTGAATCAAGCGGCGTGTCGCGCACCGGACAGCATCACCGCAATTTTTGGAGTCGGCAAAGAAATTGCCCAAAGTTTGCAGCAGTGGTTTTCCAACCCTGCCAATCAGCGGCTCCTCGATGAGTTGCGCAGCCTCGGATTCAGCCTGGCACTCAATGAGGAAGAGCAAACGCGAGCCACGGCGGCGGCAGCCAACGATCATCTATCCGGTTCCACCTTTGTGCTGACCGGCACCTTGCCCACACTCAGCCGCTCTCAGGCCAAAGAACAAATCGAGGCTTTCGGCGGAAAAGTATCGGGATCCGTCAGTAAGAAAACCAGCTATCTCGTGGCAGGCGAGGAGGCAGGAAGCAAACTCACCAAAGCCCAGGAGCTGGGGATCAAAGTTCTCGATGAAGATGCCCTTCAGAACCTTCTGAAACCATCGCCATAA
- a CDS encoding RNA helicase — protein sequence MDGRFQPRQRSQGQRSQDSGDRRLDQWIETGRQLVDGVAGTRPGRRSAGGMRPSRDLERMGRWVGDKIDWLMDEEEGWRDPVEPSLQAESPAVSSRKRPLDAISRRQVMDPVPEHQSTYGEDDNSWPDDESFRVERWSRSSSPPSAAASTQPLSRGSSRRPLPRSSRRRD from the coding sequence ATGGATGGACGTTTTCAACCGCGGCAGCGCAGTCAGGGGCAGCGCAGTCAGGACTCTGGTGATCGGCGATTGGATCAGTGGATTGAAACCGGTCGCCAGCTGGTGGATGGTGTTGCTGGCACGCGACCTGGTCGACGTTCTGCCGGTGGTATGCGTCCTTCAAGGGATCTCGAAAGAATGGGTCGCTGGGTCGGCGACAAGATCGATTGGCTGATGGACGAAGAAGAAGGCTGGAGAGATCCTGTTGAGCCGTCCCTGCAAGCTGAATCGCCTGCGGTATCAAGCCGCAAGCGGCCTCTCGATGCGATCTCACGGCGGCAGGTTATGGACCCCGTGCCTGAGCATCAGTCCACCTATGGCGAGGATGACAACAGCTGGCCTGATGACGAAAGCTTCCGTGTAGAGCGCTGGTCCCGCTCCTCGTCGCCCCCATCAGCTGCGGCGTCCACCCAGCCTTTATCCCGTGGCTCCTCCAGGCGACCATTGCCTCGCTCCAGTAGGAGACGGGACTGA